The genomic region GCCGATTCTTATAAATCACTCCTTATAACACGCGAAAAGCCCCCGATCCGGTGATCGAGGGCTTTTCCGATAATGCGCTATATTTTGAACGGTCCGAAGGGACCCCTGACTGAGTCAGTGTTCAGTGCCGCTATCGCCAGAGTCATTATCTGAAAGGATTGCTTCGTAGTCCTGACCACCGTAGAAAATACCAATGATTGAGACCAGATCGGCGTCCACGTGGAAAGCGATCATTGCTCGTTTTTTGTAGTTGGTTATGCGTAGGCCTGGTCGCACATCATCCCGCATTGTGCCACGATGAGGAAACATATGCAGGTTTTCGCAGTAGCTCACGATTGCCTCGGTGTACTGTGCGGCGATTTCGGGTGCGGCCGCCTCTGCGATGTAGTGGTACAGGTCGGCAAGCTGGTCCGCGGCTTCCGGAGTGAAGATGATGCGATAGCTCATCGTGTCTTGGCACGTTCAGTGGCTAAGCGAGCACGTACTTGGTCAGCAGTGACGGCGCGAGATGGGTCGGCCTTCAGTGCGTCGTAGGATGGACCGACTTGGTTATGCAGCCAGCTTTCGACGGCGCGATCACGCGC from Desulfuromonas acetexigens harbors:
- a CDS encoding type II toxin-antitoxin system RelE/ParE family toxin produces the protein MSYRIIFTPEAADQLADLYHYIAEAAAPEIAAQYTEAIVSYCENLHMFPHRGTMRDDVRPGLRITNYKKRAMIAFHVDADLVSIIGIFYGGQDYEAILSDNDSGDSGTEH
- a CDS encoding ribbon-helix-helix domain-containing protein is translated as MRTTKQISITLPNDMADMVKAKVRTGEYASESEVIRDGLRVLMARDRAVESWLHNQVGPSYDALKADPSRAVTADQVRARLATERAKTR